A window of the Haloarcula litorea genome harbors these coding sequences:
- a CDS encoding translation initiation factor IF-6: MLRAAFSGSSYVGVFARATDDCVLVRPDVEESLQADLGAELDAPVVPTTVGESATVGALATGNGNGLLVSSRVRDHEIERIRDVVDVPVTELPGRINAAGNVVCCNDSGAYVHPDLSREAVQAVRDGLGVDVERGVIAGVNTVGTAAVATNAGVLCHPKATDGELDALEELLDVPADIGTINYGGPLVGSGLVANDHGYVCGSDTSGPELGRIDAALGFID, encoded by the coding sequence TTGCTCCGCGCAGCGTTCTCCGGGTCGTCGTACGTCGGTGTCTTCGCGCGTGCGACCGACGACTGTGTGCTGGTCCGCCCCGACGTCGAGGAGTCGCTGCAGGCGGATCTCGGCGCGGAACTCGACGCGCCGGTGGTCCCGACGACGGTCGGCGAGTCGGCCACCGTCGGCGCGCTCGCGACCGGCAACGGCAACGGGCTGCTGGTCTCCTCGCGGGTCCGCGACCACGAGATCGAGCGCATCCGGGACGTCGTCGACGTGCCCGTCACGGAACTGCCGGGACGGATCAACGCCGCCGGCAACGTCGTCTGCTGTAACGACTCCGGTGCCTACGTCCACCCGGACCTCTCCCGCGAGGCCGTCCAGGCCGTGCGGGACGGCCTCGGCGTCGACGTCGAGCGGGGCGTCATCGCCGGCGTCAACACGGTCGGGACCGCCGCGGTCGCGACCAACGCGGGCGTCCTCTGTCACCCGAAGGCCACCGACGGCGAACTCGACGCGCTGGAGGAACTGCTGGACGTGCCCGCCGACATCGGCACGATCAACTACGGCGGCCCGCTGGTCGGCTCGGGGCTGGTCGCCAACGACCACGGCTACGTCTGTGGTTCGGACACCTCCGGCCCGGAACTGGGCCGCATCGACGCCGCCCTCGGTTTCATCGACTGA
- a CDS encoding 50S ribosomal protein L31e produces MSAGDFEERVVTVPLRDAKAEPKHERADKAMTLVREHLAQHFSVEESAVRIDTSINEATWAKGRSNPPSKLRVRAARFEEDGEAVVEAETAE; encoded by the coding sequence ATGAGCGCCGGAGACTTCGAGGAGCGGGTCGTCACGGTCCCGCTCCGCGACGCCAAGGCCGAACCGAAACACGAGCGCGCCGACAAGGCGATGACGCTCGTCCGGGAGCACCTGGCCCAGCACTTCTCCGTCGAGGAGTCGGCCGTCCGCATCGACACCTCCATCAACGAGGCGACGTGGGCGAAGGGCCGCTCGAACCCGCCGAGCAAGCTCCGCGTGCGGGCCGCCCGCTTCGAGGAGGACGGCGAGGCGGTCGTCGAGGCCGAGACCGCAGAGTAA
- a CDS encoding 50S ribosomal protein L39e, with protein sequence MSKKSKAKKKRLAKLDNQNSRVPAWVMLKTDREVQRNHKRRHWRRNDTDE encoded by the coding sequence ATGAGCAAGAAGTCCAAGGCCAAGAAGAAGCGACTGGCCAAGCTCGACAACCAGAACAGCCGCGTCCCGGCCTGGGTCATGCTCAAGACCGATCGGGAGGTCCAGCGCAACCACAAGCGACGCCACTGGCGGCGCAACGACACCGACGAATAA